In Acidimicrobiales bacterium, the genomic window GCCGACGGAGATGACATCCGAGCGCAGGTCGAGGCCCAGCTGGCCAAGTGGCGCCAGTGGATCGACGAGCTGGTCGTGCAGGCCGACCTGGGTCGCCTGGACGTCCGCGACGAGCTGCGGGACCTGGTCCAGCGGCTCGAGAACTCCTACCTCGCCCTGAAGAACGAGGCCGAGAAGGCCGTCGACCGCAACCAGGGCCGCGGCGAGCAGGTGCAGAAGGTCGCGGCGGGTGCCGCCGGGGATCTGAAGGAAGGCCTCACCAAGGCCACCGACGATCTGCGCAGCGCCGCCCGCAAGGCCTACGACCAGGTCCGCAAGGCGGCGTAGGCCGCCGCGGGTCAACCGTTCTCGGCCCTCGGGCCGTCACCTCACGTCGGAGGGTGACGGTCCGAGGGTCGGAATCGTCGCGTCGAGGGCGGCCGACTTCGGGCCGGACGTGTCGATCTCGATGGCCTCGGGCCACGGCTCGAAGCGCGCCGCCATCCAGTCCGCCACCTCCGGTGTGGCCTCGGACGCGTCGTCACCCCGGGCCAGCCGCCGGGCGACCCGGTCCCGGCAGACCTCCGGCGGGGCCACGCAGCGGATCGAGGTGACCCGCGCGCCGATCGCCTCCGCGGCCGCGCCTGCGGCACGTCGGCTCGCGGCGGTGCGCCATGATGCGTCGAGCACCACGGATCCGCCGGCGCCGACGGCGGCCAGCCCTTGCCGCACCACCTCGTCGTAGACCCGGGCGGTGACGTCGGGGGCGTAGCCGCCCTGCTCGATGGCGTCCGGTGCCCTGTCCCCACCCTGCCCGTCGCTGCGACCGAGCAGCTCGCGGCGCACGTCGTCGGACCGCACCACCACCCAGTCGTGCGCCTCGCCGATGCCTCGGGCGAGGGTCGACTTCCCCGTGCCGGGGCCACCGCCGACGAGGACGACGCGAGGCTCGGCGCGGCGCAGGTGGTCGAGGGCGAGGGCGAGGAACTGGTCGACGGTCGCCTCCTCGTCCGTGCGGGCGGCGTCCTCGGCGGGGAGTTGGTCGGCCCGTAGGGCGTGCACCTTGGCCCGCACCACGGCCCGCTGGGCCACGTACAGGTCCGTGAGGGCGGCGGGCGGGTGCTCTCCGGCCGCCTCGCCGTAGGCGCGCCACAGGGTGGTGGCGAGGTCGGGACGGCCGAGGTGCTCGAGGTCCATGGCCAGGAAGGCGAGGTCGGCGGCGACGTCGCCCCAACGGAGCTCGTCGGCGAAGGCGAGGCAGTCGAGGATGCGGGGGCCGTCGTCGAGGCAGAAGATGTCGTCGGCCAGCAGGTCGCCCTGGCCGTCGACGATGTGGCCGCCGGCGACACGGCGCTCGAGCATCGGGCGGCGGGCCCGGATGCTGCGCTCGGCCAGGTCGCCCGCGGCGGCGAGCGCATCGCCCCGCTCGGCGCCGAACCCGGTGGACGCGAGCTCGGCGAGGTCCGCCTCCCACCGGGCGGCGAGCGCGTCGGGAGTCGCCACCGCCTCGATGGCGGGGGACCGGTCCGCTCGCCGGTGGAACTCCGCCATGACCTGCGCGACCGCCACCACTTCGTCGTGACCGCCGCCGGCGCGGGCCAGGGTGGCGAGGCGGCGGGCGGGGTCGAGGCGGCGCATGAGCACCAGGTGGTCGCACACCTCTCCTTCGGGCCCGCGCACCTCGGCCACTCCCAGGTACACCTCGGGGGCCAGGCGGCGGTTGAGGGCGACCTCCCGCTCGCAGTCGACCCGTCGACCCTCGACGGTGGTGTGGTCGAGGAAGTCGGTGCGGACCGGCTTGTAGCGCTTGACCGCCAGGTCGCCGTCGAAGAGCACGGTCGAGATGTGGGTCTCGGCCACCGCCGCGGGTGGCGGCGGACCCGGCGGCGCCGGTGGGCGGGCGGCCGGCTCGGTCACCGGCCCATCATCGCCCCGCCGGCCAGAAGGCCGCAGAGGCGAAGGTCACGTCAGTCGCGGTGCTCGCGCTCGCGGCGCTCGGCCAGGCGGGCGGCGAAGACCGCGGCCTCGGTGCGCCGACTCATGCCGAGCTTCGAGAGCAGGTTGCTCACGTAGTTCTTGACCGTCTTCTCGGCGAGGTACATCCGCTCGCCGATCTGGCGGTTGGTGAGGCCCTCGGCGATGAGGTCGAGGATGCGGCGCTCCTGGGCGGTGAGGCCGGCGAGCTCGTCGTCTTCGGGGGTGCGCAGGCGCTCGAGGACCTTCTGGGTGAGCGCGGGGTCGAGGAGGGACTCGCCGGCACCCACGCGGCGGATGCCGCCGACGAGGTCGGTGCCCTTCACCTGCTTGAGCAGGTAGCCGGCGGCGCCCGCCATGATGGCGCTGAACAGCGCCTCGTCGTCGGCGAACGAGGTGAGCATCAGGCACTGGATCTCGGGGTGCTTCGAGCGGATCTCGCGGCAGACCTCGATGCCGTCGCCGTCGGGCAGGCGCACGTCGAGCACGGCGACGTCCGGCCGGGTGGCGGGGATGCGGCCGTAGGCCTCCTCGGCCGTTCCCGCCTCGCCGACGACCTCGAAGTCCTCCTCGGCCTCGAGCAGGTCCCGGAGTCCCCGGCGCACCACCTCGTGGTCGTCGAGCAGGAAGACACGGACGGTCATGGCGGACAGTCTGCCCGTTCGGCCCGGTTCGCGGCGGTTGGCTGCGTTCGTGCCCGCGGTGACGGTGGTCGTAACCTCTCGACGTGTCCAGGCCCACGGCGCCGTCGAGCATGCAGCAGCTGCTCGACGCGGTCGCCGCCGTCGGGACCGATCTCGACCTCCCGGCCATGCTGCGACGCATCGTGGCCGCCGCCGCGCAGCTCGCCGACGCCCGCTACGCCGCCCTCGGCGTGCTCGACGAGAGCGGCACCGAGCTGGTCGAGTTCATCACCGTCGGACTCTCCGACGAGGGGGTGCGAGCCATCGGGCACCTGCCCAAGGGGCACGGCATCCTCGGCATGCTCATCGTCGACAAGGAGCCGCTCCGGCTCCGCGACCTCAGCCAGCACCCCGACAGCTACGGGTTCCCCGCGAACCACCCGCCCATGACGTCGTTCCTGGGCGTCCCCCTGCGGGTGCGTGACGAGGTGTTCGGCAACCTCTACCTGACCGACAAGGCCTCCGGCGAGCAGTTCACCAGCGAGGACGAGCTGTTGGTGGTGGGCCTGGCCGTGGCCGCCGGCGTGGCCATCGAGAACGCCCGCCTCCACAACCGGGTGCAGGAGGCCGCCATCGTCGAGGACCGCGAGCGCATCGCCCGCGACCTGCACGACACCGTCATCCAGCGCCTGTTCGCCACCGGCCTCTCACTCCAGGGCGCCATCCGCAAGGCCGAGGTGCCCGAGGTGGCCGAGCGCATCGAGGCGGCGGTCGAGGATCTCGACCTCACCGTCAAGCACATCCGCACCGCCATCTTCGGCCTCGAGTCGTCCCGGGGGCGCACGGTCAACGGCACCCGCGCCGAGGTGATGTCGCTGTGCCGAGAGGCCGCCGGCCCGCTCGGCTTCGAGCCCCGTGTCACCTTCGACGGCCCCATCGACGCGTCCGTGCAGGGCTCGGTGGCCATCGACCTCCTCTCGGCGGTGCGTGAGGCGCTCAGCAACGTGGCCCGCCACGCCCACGCCTCCCGGGTGGACATCCACCTGCACGTGGTCGACGACACCCTCAGCCTCAGCGTGGTCGACGACGGCGTGGGCCTCCCCGACGACCTCGCGGCCGCCGGCCACGGCCTGCGCAACCTCCGGGACCGGGCCGAACGCCACGGCGGCAGCTTCCTCGTCCTGCCCGCCGTCCCGAGCGGCACCCGCGCCGAGTGGCAGGTCCCGCTGTCGTAGGCGGCGCCGCCGCCGATCAGGTGCGGGCGGCGGCGGGGGTGCGGGCGGGGAGTCGGCAGCCGGCCACGACGTCGGTGGGGACGGCCAGGTAGCGGTCACGGGCGCCGTGGGCCCACCAGCCCCCGGGCTCGAAGCCGAGCTCGGCGCGGGCGGCGTCGGCGGCGTCGACCAGGCCGGAGACGTCACGGGCCACGCCCGTGACGGTGACGCTCCAACCCCAGGGCTCGTCCGCGCCCAGGGCGTCGACCTCGAAGGCCACCACGGCGTCGGTGGTGGCGGTGTGCAGGCGGCTGCCCTCGGCGGTGCGGAAGACCACCCGGTCGCGCCACAGGCGGTAGTCGACGGGCACCACGACGGGCAGGGCTCCGGCGGTGAAGCCGATGCGCCCCACCTTGGCGGTGCCGAGCAGGGCGAGGCACCGGGCCCGGGTGAGGGGCTCGCCGCCGCTCTGCTCGAAGTCGATGGGGTCGAACACGGTGCGGGAGACGTGGTCGTCGTGGTCGTGCTCGGGGAGGACGTCGGCTTGGGCGGCCCGCTGGCGCACCGCGTCCTCGACCACGAGCACGAGGTCGGCGCCGGGGCTGGTGTAGCTGGTGGCCCAGGCCGTGTAGGGGCTGGCGAGGGGCGTGCCGGCCAGCACGAGGGGGACGCCGCTCTCGGTCAGGGTGAGGACTCGCTCCTCGCACCACGGCACCCCGACGAGGGCGTGGCCGGGGATCGAGACCACGACGTCGACGGTGTCGGGATCGAACGAGTGCCGGTCCCCGGTCGGCCACCGGAAGGGCACCCCGCTCTCGGCGGTGACGTGGCTGACCGTGTGGCCGGCGCCGGCGAGTGCGAGCGTCGCCTCACCGATCGCGTCGGCATCGGGCCCCACGAGCAGGACGTGCAGGCTGGTGCGCATCACGTCGCTCCCGGGTGGGAGTGGGCGACGGCGGATCGCGGCGGAGACGGCGCAACGCGCCGGCGGGCGTGGACGCGGCGGGTCCCGGTCCCCCCGGAGGCCGTCCCCTGTGCCGTGCTCCTTCGAGCCATGGGGCGAAGGTACGGGGGTGCGATCCGGCCCGGCAGGGGCGAAAGTCCCATCTCTGCCGCCGGTGGTGCGCTCAGGACCCCTGGCGCTGCGCTTGCTGGTGTGAGCGCGGCCTCCGTAGCCTGCCCTTGGCCCCATGGATCCCGTCGTCCACCTCCGCGCCGCGGTCTCGCTGCTCGGGCGCTTCCCCGCCCTCGCCGGCGTCGACCTCGACGTCGGGCGGGGCGAGACCGTCGTGTTGCAGGGCCCCAACGGCGCCGGCAAGACCACCCTCCTGCGGCTGTGCGCGGGCCTGGCGCCGGTCGCGTCGGGCACCGCGGTCGTCCTCGGCCACGACCTCACCCGCGACCGCAAGGCCGTGCGCCGCCATGTCGGCCTGCTCGGCCACCAGACCCACCTCTACGACGAGCTCACCGTCGCCGACAACGTCACCTTCTGGGCGAAGGCCGTCCGTGCCGACGCCGCCGACGCCCAGCGGGCCATGGCCCGCCTCGGCCTCGACGGGCGCCTCCGCGACGTGGCCGTCGGTCGCCTCTCGGCCGGACAGCGGCGACGGACCGCCCTCGCCGTGCTGGTCGCCCGACGGCCCGAGCTGTGGCTGCTCGACGAGCCCCACGCCGGCCTCGACCAGGACGGACGCGACCTGCTCGACGGCCTCATCCGGGAAGCCACCGCCGCGGGGGCCACGGTGCTGATGGCCTCGCACGAGCTCGAGCGGGTCCAGGGCCTCGCCCCCCGGGTCGTGCACATCGCCGGCGGTGGCGTGGCCGGCGACGACCCCGCGCCCGAAGCGGCCGGCGAACCGGCCGACGAGGGGGAGGCCGCCCGTGTTCCGTGACGCCGCCCTCATGGCGGGCAAGGACCTGCGCCTCGAGTGGCGTTCCCGGGTGGCCACCAACCAGGTGGCGCCGTTCGCCGTGCTCGTCCTCATCCTGTTCGCGTTCGCGCTCGACCCCGATCGGGGGATCCTCGAGCGGGCCACCGCCGGCCTCTACTGGATCACCGTGCTGTTCTCCGCCCTGCTGGCGCTGTCGCGGGCCTTCTCGGTGGAAGCCGCCGACGGCAACCGGGACGCCCTGCGCCTGTCGGGGCTCGATCCCGCCGGCATCTTCCTCGGCAAGGCGGCCGCCATCGCCGCCGAGCTGCTGGCCCTCGAGGTGGTGCTGCTGGTCGGTGTCGTCGTGCTCTACAACGCCGACCTCTCGGGCATCGGGCTGCTCGCGGCGACCTGCGTGGCCGCGACCGCGGGGCTGGCGGCCACAGGTAGCCTCTACGGCGTGCTCGCCGCCGGCTTGCGGGTGCGGGAGACCCTGCTCCCGCTCCTGCTCCTGCCGGTTGCGGCGCCCGTCCTCATCGGGGCGACGCGGGCTTTCGAGGCTGCGTTCTCCGGCACCACGGGCGAAGGTTGGTCGTGGTGCGTCCTGCTCACCGTCTTCGCCGCCGTCTACACCGTGTTCGGGGTGCTCGCCTTCGGGCCCCTGCTGGAGGAGTCATGACCACCACTGATCCGACGCCGGCGGCCACCGACGCCGGTCCCATGGCCACGGGGTCGGCCTTCACCCGGGTGCTCGGCATCCTCTGCCTGGTCGGCATCGCCGCCCTGCTGGCCTTCGGGCTGGTGTGGAGCGCCCCCGACGTCGTGCAGGGCGACTCGGTCCGCATCATGTACGTCCACGTGCCGGTGGCCATCGTGGCCTTCCTCGCCTTCGGGGTGACGGCCTTCGGCAGCGTGATGTACCTGTGGAAGAAGTCGCAGTTCTGGGACCTCACCGCCGGCGCCTCCGCGGAGATCGGCGTCGTCTTCACCTCCCTCTGCCTGGTCACCGGCATGCTCTGGGGCCGTCCCACCTGGGGCGTCTACTGGGTGTGGGACGCCCGCCTCACCACCACGGCGCTGCTGCTCGTCCTCTTCCTCGGGTACCTGGCCGTGCGCCGCATCCCCGCCGAGCCCGACGTCCGGGCCAAACGGGCGGCCATCGCCGGTCTGATCGCCTTCGTGGACGTCCCCATCGTCCACTACTCCACGGTGTGGTGGCGCACCCTGCACCAGGGGCCCACCATCACCCGCCTCGACCCGCAGATCGACGGCCTCATGCTCTTCAGCCTGATGCTCGGCATGGTGGTGTTCCTGCTCGTGTACCTCTGGCTGCTCGTCCACCGCTTCCGGGTGGCCTACCTCGAGGCCCAGGTCGAGGACCAGGGCCTCGACGTCGCCATCGCCGAGCGCCGCGCCGAGGCGCAGGCCGCGGGTGGCGCGGCCGCCACCCCGGCCGCCGCGGCCGCCGCCGACCCGGCCCCGCTCGTCAGCACGGGGGAGGAGCGATGAGCCACGCCGGCTACGTCGCCGTCT contains:
- a CDS encoding AAA family ATPase; translation: MTEPAARPPAPPGPPPPAAVAETHISTVLFDGDLAVKRYKPVRTDFLDHTTVEGRRVDCEREVALNRRLAPEVYLGVAEVRGPEGEVCDHLVLMRRLDPARRLATLARAGGGHDEVVAVAQVMAEFHRRADRSPAIEAVATPDALAARWEADLAELASTGFGAERGDALAAAGDLAERSIRARRPMLERRVAGGHIVDGQGDLLADDIFCLDDGPRILDCLAFADELRWGDVAADLAFLAMDLEHLGRPDLATTLWRAYGEAAGEHPPAALTDLYVAQRAVVRAKVHALRADQLPAEDAARTDEEATVDQFLALALDHLRRAEPRVVLVGGGPGTGKSTLARGIGEAHDWVVVRSDDVRRELLGRSDGQGGDRAPDAIEQGGYAPDVTARVYDEVVRQGLAAVGAGGSVVLDASWRTAASRRAAGAAAEAIGARVTSIRCVAPPEVCRDRVARRLARGDDASEATPEVADWMAARFEPWPEAIEIDTSGPKSAALDATIPTLGPSPSDVR
- a CDS encoding GAF domain-containing sensor histidine kinase; protein product: MSRPTAPSSMQQLLDAVAAVGTDLDLPAMLRRIVAAAAQLADARYAALGVLDESGTELVEFITVGLSDEGVRAIGHLPKGHGILGMLIVDKEPLRLRDLSQHPDSYGFPANHPPMTSFLGVPLRVRDEVFGNLYLTDKASGEQFTSEDELLVVGLAVAAGVAIENARLHNRVQEAAIVEDRERIARDLHDTVIQRLFATGLSLQGAIRKAEVPEVAERIEAAVEDLDLTVKHIRTAIFGLESSRGRTVNGTRAEVMSLCREAAGPLGFEPRVTFDGPIDASVQGSVAIDLLSAVREALSNVARHAHASRVDIHLHVVDDTLSLSVVDDGVGLPDDLAAAGHGLRNLRDRAERHGGSFLVLPAVPSGTRAEWQVPLS
- a CDS encoding response regulator transcription factor, with the translated sequence MTVRVFLLDDHEVVRRGLRDLLEAEEDFEVVGEAGTAEEAYGRIPATRPDVAVLDVRLPDGDGIEVCREIRSKHPEIQCLMLTSFADDEALFSAIMAGAAGYLLKQVKGTDLVGGIRRVGAGESLLDPALTQKVLERLRTPEDDELAGLTAQERRILDLIAEGLTNRQIGERMYLAEKTVKNYVSNLLSKLGMSRRTEAAVFAARLAERREREHRD
- the ccsA gene encoding cytochrome c biogenesis protein CcsA, which codes for MTTTDPTPAATDAGPMATGSAFTRVLGILCLVGIAALLAFGLVWSAPDVVQGDSVRIMYVHVPVAIVAFLAFGVTAFGSVMYLWKKSQFWDLTAGASAEIGVVFTSLCLVTGMLWGRPTWGVYWVWDARLTTTALLLVLFLGYLAVRRIPAEPDVRAKRAAIAGLIAFVDVPIVHYSTVWWRTLHQGPTITRLDPQIDGLMLFSLMLGMVVFLLVYLWLLVHRFRVAYLEAQVEDQGLDVAIAERRAEAQAAGGAAATPAAAAAADPAPLVSTGEER
- the ccmA gene encoding heme ABC exporter ATP-binding protein CcmA, which codes for MDPVVHLRAAVSLLGRFPALAGVDLDVGRGETVVLQGPNGAGKTTLLRLCAGLAPVASGTAVVLGHDLTRDRKAVRRHVGLLGHQTHLYDELTVADNVTFWAKAVRADAADAQRAMARLGLDGRLRDVAVGRLSAGQRRRTALAVLVARRPELWLLDEPHAGLDQDGRDLLDGLIREATAAGATVLMASHELERVQGLAPRVVHIAGGGVAGDDPAPEAAGEPADEGEAARVP
- a CDS encoding pyridoxamine 5'-phosphate oxidase family protein, yielding MRTSLHVLLVGPDADAIGEATLALAGAGHTVSHVTAESGVPFRWPTGDRHSFDPDTVDVVVSIPGHALVGVPWCEERVLTLTESGVPLVLAGTPLASPYTAWATSYTSPGADLVLVVEDAVRQRAAQADVLPEHDHDDHVSRTVFDPIDFEQSGGEPLTRARCLALLGTAKVGRIGFTAGALPVVVPVDYRLWRDRVVFRTAEGSRLHTATTDAVVAFEVDALGADEPWGWSVTVTGVARDVSGLVDAADAARAELGFEPGGWWAHGARDRYLAVPTDVVAGCRLPARTPAAART
- a CDS encoding heme exporter protein CcmB, with product MFRDAALMAGKDLRLEWRSRVATNQVAPFAVLVLILFAFALDPDRGILERATAGLYWITVLFSALLALSRAFSVEAADGNRDALRLSGLDPAGIFLGKAAAIAAELLALEVVLLVGVVVLYNADLSGIGLLAATCVAATAGLAATGSLYGVLAAGLRVRETLLPLLLLPVAAPVLIGATRAFEAAFSGTTGEGWSWCVLLTVFAAVYTVFGVLAFGPLLEES